In a single window of the Paucidesulfovibrio gracilis DSM 16080 genome:
- a CDS encoding glutamine synthetase family protein has protein sequence MNVPVFDCKNADDVLKAVNDYNVSFIQYWFVDILGTLKSFQITPKELEASFEEGMGFDGSSILGFCRIDESDMVAMPDPTTFQICSWRPSERPVARMFCDVVSPDGTPFAADSRFVLKKVLAKAAEKGYTSYVGPELEFFLFGDDQDTEILDRGGYFDAPPLDLGNNIRREIIFALEGMGMQVEYSHHEVAPSQHEIDLRYAEALKMADIAMTYRVVVKETARKHGCYATFMPKPIFGENGSGMHVHQSLFKNGKNVFYEASDEYHLSEEGKSYIAGILKHAPEFVAVTNQWVNSYKRLVPGYEAPVYIAWARRNRSALVRVPMYKPGKEMATRMELRCPDPAANPYLAFAVMLAAGLKGIDEGYSLAAPVEEDIFVMNERQLKRNKIKALPGSLYEAAIALKKSKFMKEVLGDHLHNALVENKLAEWDEYRTQVTEFELDKYLPIL, from the coding sequence TGTCCCTGTCTTTGATTGCAAGAACGCCGACGACGTACTCAAAGCCGTCAATGACTACAACGTCAGCTTCATCCAGTACTGGTTTGTCGACATCCTCGGCACCTTGAAATCTTTCCAGATCACGCCGAAGGAACTGGAAGCCTCCTTTGAGGAAGGCATGGGCTTTGACGGTTCGTCCATCCTCGGCTTCTGCCGCATCGACGAATCCGACATGGTGGCCATGCCCGATCCCACCACCTTCCAGATCTGCTCCTGGCGTCCCAGCGAGCGGCCTGTTGCGCGCATGTTCTGCGACGTGGTCAGCCCTGACGGTACTCCGTTTGCAGCGGATTCCCGCTTTGTGTTGAAGAAGGTTTTGGCCAAGGCCGCGGAAAAAGGCTACACCTCCTACGTTGGTCCGGAGCTGGAGTTCTTCCTCTTCGGCGACGACCAGGACACCGAAATTCTGGACCGTGGCGGCTATTTCGACGCTCCGCCGCTGGACCTGGGCAACAACATCCGCCGCGAAATCATCTTTGCTCTCGAAGGCATGGGCATGCAGGTGGAGTACTCCCACCACGAAGTGGCTCCCTCCCAGCATGAGATCGACCTGCGCTATGCCGAAGCCCTGAAAATGGCCGACATCGCCATGACCTACCGCGTGGTGGTCAAGGAAACCGCCCGCAAGCACGGCTGCTACGCCACGTTCATGCCCAAGCCCATCTTCGGTGAGAACGGTTCCGGCATGCACGTTCACCAGTCATTGTTCAAAAACGGCAAAAACGTGTTTTACGAAGCCTCGGACGAGTATCATCTCTCCGAAGAAGGCAAGAGCTACATCGCGGGCATCCTGAAACACGCCCCCGAGTTTGTGGCCGTGACCAACCAGTGGGTCAACTCCTACAAGCGTTTGGTGCCCGGTTACGAGGCTCCCGTGTACATCGCCTGGGCCCGCCGCAACCGTTCGGCCCTGGTGCGCGTGCCCATGTACAAGCCCGGCAAGGAAATGGCCACCCGCATGGAATTGCGTTGCCCGGATCCGGCCGCCAACCCGTACCTGGCCTTTGCCGTGATGCTGGCCGCCGGTCTCAAGGGCATTGACGAGGGCTACAGCCTGGCCGCGCCCGTGGAAGAAGACATCTTCGTCATGAACGAGCGCCAGCTCAAGCGCAACAAGATCAAGGCGCTGCCCGGCTCCCTGTACGAAGCCGCCATCGCTCTGAAGAAGTCCAAGTTCATGAAGGAAGTGCTCGGCGACCACCTGCACAACGCCCTGGTCGAAAACAAACTGGCCGAGTGGGACGAATACCGTACCCAGGTCACGGAGTTTGAATTGGATAAATACCTGCCTATTCTGTAG